From Candidatus Omnitrophota bacterium, the proteins below share one genomic window:
- a CDS encoding NAD(P)/FAD-dependent oxidoreductase has translation MRDYDVAIIGGGVTGSAIARELARFRLKIILFEKEEELTFGVSKSNSGIIHPGTQNPANSLKGRLCVRGNTLIRQTARELGVDFKEVGELIVAFNESDTPKLLSIKKEAETLGVRGLAVVDKKWLREKEPNLSEDAVAALYAPTAGIISPYRLVYDLSENAAKNGVEIHTKTKVVNIVESGGSFEIDSTGGRFRSRFVINAAGLFADDISKMVGVDYFKITPRKGEEFLLDKKREHIVNHLLFPLPSKNTKGILIIKTADGNPMIGPSAEDVDEKEDLSTSDTGLKKVLESAKRMMPSISEDDIIAYFAGLRPVASAGGLGTPSLRDFLRSSLRDSLWSSDILSSVAGEDFIVRHEKSVPGFVNVAGIQSPGLTSAPAIALMVCGILKDAGLPMRRKLFFHGHRQKTIHLFAIPFSKTQKLIEKDAAYGDIVCRCEMVSAKEVRDAIKRGAGTFDGIKFRTRAQAGRCHGSFCTTRLMKILAEELKEPVTSVTKRGKGSEIVKGDRKNG, from the coding sequence ATGAGAGACTATGACGTCGCGATAATCGGCGGGGGCGTTACAGGAAGCGCCATCGCGCGGGAACTCGCGCGTTTCAGGCTGAAGATAATACTTTTCGAAAAAGAAGAAGAACTCACCTTCGGCGTTTCAAAATCCAATAGCGGCATTATCCATCCCGGCACACAAAACCCGGCCAATTCACTGAAGGGCAGATTATGCGTTAGGGGCAATACGCTCATACGCCAGACCGCGCGTGAGCTGGGAGTAGATTTTAAGGAAGTAGGCGAACTTATAGTCGCATTTAACGAAAGTGATACTCCCAAACTTCTTTCGATAAAAAAAGAAGCGGAAACGCTTGGCGTCCGGGGATTGGCCGTTGTAGATAAAAAATGGCTCAGAGAAAAAGAGCCGAACTTGAGCGAAGATGCCGTAGCCGCGCTTTACGCGCCCACAGCCGGGATAATAAGCCCGTACCGGCTCGTTTATGACCTGAGCGAGAATGCCGCAAAAAACGGCGTCGAAATACACACGAAGACCAAAGTTGTCAATATTGTAGAATCCGGCGGATCTTTTGAGATAGATAGTACGGGCGGCAGGTTCCGGTCAAGATTTGTCATAAATGCCGCCGGGCTTTTCGCGGACGATATATCAAAAATGGTCGGAGTCGATTATTTCAAAATAACACCGCGAAAAGGCGAGGAATTCCTTCTCGATAAAAAACGCGAACATATAGTGAACCACCTCCTTTTCCCGCTCCCTTCAAAAAATACAAAAGGCATCCTCATCATAAAGACGGCCGACGGTAATCCCATGATAGGCCCGAGTGCCGAAGACGTTGACGAAAAAGAGGACCTTTCCACATCCGATACCGGCCTCAAAAAAGTCCTCGAATCCGCAAAACGCATGATGCCGTCGATTAGCGAAGATGACATAATAGCGTATTTCGCCGGGTTGCGGCCCGTGGCCTCGGCCGGAGGCCTCGGCACTCCCTCCCTTCGGGACTTCCTTCGGTCGTCCCTACGGGACTCCCTTTGGTCGTCGGACATTTTGTCCTCGGTCGCAGGCGAAGATTTTATCGTTCGTCACGAAAAGAGCGTACCCGGCTTCGTAAATGTGGCGGGTATACAGTCGCCGGGCCTAACCTCGGCGCCTGCGATAGCGCTTATGGTGTGCGGCATCCTGAAAGACGCCGGCCTTCCAATGCGCCGCAAGTTATTTTTCCATGGCCACAGGCAGAAGACGATACATCTTTTCGCAATCCCTTTTTCGAAGACGCAAAAATTGATAGAAAAAGACGCCGCTTACGGGGATATTGTGTGCAGGTGCGAGATGGTCTCGGCAAAAGAAGTGAGAGACGCCATAAAGCGCGGCGCCGGGACATTCGACGGCATAAAATTCAGGACACGCGCCCAGGCAGGCAGGTGCCATGGAAGTTTTTGCACGACGCGGCTCATGAAGATACTTGCCGAGGAATTGAAAGAGCCCGTTACAAGCGTGACAAAAAGGGGCAAGGGCTCGGAAATAGTCAAGGGCGATAGGAAAAATGGTTAA
- a CDS encoding NAD(P)/FAD-dependent oxidoreductase translates to MVKKDLVIVGGGPAGMAAAIAAYEAGVKDILLLERDQYLGGILNQCVHTGFGIDYFKEILTGPEYGERFIKRVKDIPEIKVSLKSFVVSLTKDKVLTYLKPGVLETVKAGAIIMATGCREKTREMVHIAGTRPAGIFSAGLAQKLINIEGLLPGKEVVIVGSGDIGLIMARRFTLEGAKVKAIIEIQKKTRGLTRNVVQCVEDFDVPMYFNHKISHIYGKDRVEKVDVVAVDEGFNEIAGSAFQIECDTLLISVGLIPENELIEMAGVTMDKKTNSPVSKELNKTSIPGIFACGNAFKVYDIVDSVTKDSVLAGRLAAKYLGKKP, encoded by the coding sequence ATGGTTAAGAAAGATTTAGTCATAGTGGGAGGCGGGCCGGCAGGCATGGCAGCGGCTATTGCCGCATATGAAGCCGGCGTAAAGGACATCTTGCTTCTTGAGCGCGATCAATACCTCGGCGGAATATTGAACCAGTGCGTACATACCGGCTTCGGCATAGATTATTTCAAAGAGATCCTGACAGGGCCGGAGTACGGCGAGAGATTTATCAAGAGAGTAAAAGATATACCCGAAATAAAAGTAAGCCTTAAATCATTTGTCGTAAGTTTGACGAAGGACAAAGTACTTACATATCTGAAGCCCGGAGTGTTGGAGACGGTGAAGGCCGGGGCGATAATCATGGCGACGGGCTGCCGCGAAAAGACGCGCGAGATGGTGCACATTGCGGGCACAAGACCGGCGGGCATATTTTCAGCGGGCCTCGCGCAGAAACTGATAAACATAGAAGGCCTTTTGCCGGGTAAAGAGGTTGTGATAGTCGGCTCCGGAGACATCGGGCTCATTATGGCGCGGCGCTTTACGCTGGAAGGCGCGAAAGTGAAGGCGATAATCGAGATTCAGAAAAAGACGCGCGGGCTCACACGCAATGTCGTCCAGTGCGTCGAGGATTTTGACGTCCCGATGTATTTCAATCATAAGATATCGCATATCTACGGAAAAGACAGGGTAGAGAAAGTAGACGTTGTGGCGGTGGACGAGGGTTTTAACGAAATAGCCGGCTCGGCGTTTCAGATAGAATGCGACACGCTTTTAATATCGGTGGGGCTTATACCCGAGAATGAACTTATAGAGATGGCGGGAGTTACGATGGACAAAAAGACGAACTCGCCTGTTTCGAAAGAGCTTAATAAGACATCCATACCCGGCATTTTTGCCTGCGGAAACGCTTTTAAGGTATATGATATAGTGGATTCAGTTACGAAAGACAGTGTTTTGGCGGGCCGCTTGGCCGCCAAGTATTTGGGGAAAAAACCATGA
- a CDS encoding DUF1667 domain-containing protein yields the protein MTKTITCIECPVGCGLSVDIENCKVVKVTGSQCPKGAPYAVSEIENPMRILTSSVLAEGMDLKMIPVRTDKPIPKNYISKAMDEIKKIKVIRPVDAGSVIAADFLGLGVNLVATRGSY from the coding sequence ATGACAAAAACTATAACTTGTATAGAATGCCCGGTGGGGTGCGGTTTATCCGTCGACATAGAAAATTGCAAAGTCGTAAAAGTGACCGGCAGCCAATGCCCCAAAGGCGCGCCCTATGCCGTCTCCGAAATAGAAAACCCGATGAGGATATTGACATCGTCGGTTTTGGCCGAAGGAATGGATTTAAAAATGATCCCGGTCAGGACCGATAAACCTATTCCCAAAAATTATATATCCAAAGCAATGGACGAGATTAAAAAGATAAAGGTAATCCGCCCCGTTGATGCGGGAAGTGTGATCGCCGCCGATTTTCTGGGCTTGGGTGTGAATCTTGTGGCAACGCGCGGTTCGTATTGA